In one Alnus glutinosa chromosome 14, dhAlnGlut1.1, whole genome shotgun sequence genomic region, the following are encoded:
- the LOC133858127 gene encoding calmodulin-like protein 3 → MMVITVLLLALLFLAGFLYIFFHFPTKKLFAWLKHSTPPDKNPTAISTASSNSDNKPELKKIFATFDKNGDGFITKQELRESLKNLRILMTEKEVEEMVVKVDANGDGLIEFEEFCMLCESMAGEGGGGAEGVGKEGGGEEENLKEAFDVFDKDRDGLITVEELGVILCALGLKEGKKVEDCKEMIRKVDRDGDGMVNFDEFKSMMKGGGTLLLAH, encoded by the coding sequence ATGATGGTAATTACCGTACTCCTATTAGCTCTTCTATTTCTTGCTGGCTTCCTTTAtatattctttcattttcccaCCAAGAAGTTGTTTGCATGGTTGAAACACAGTACTCCACCCGACAAAAATCCTACAGCTATTTCCACCGCATCTTCAAACTCGGACAACAAGCCTGAGCTGAAGAAGATATTCGCTACCTTCGACAAAAACGGCGACGGATTCATAACAAAGCAGGAGCTGAGGGAGTCACTGAAGAACCTCAGAATCCTCATGACAGAGAAGGAGGTTGAAGAAATGGTCGTCAAAGTGGATGCCAACGGAGATGGGTTGATCgagtttgaagaattctgcaTGTTGTGCGAGTCGATGGCTGGTGAAGGGGGCGGCGGCGCAGAGGGCGTCGGAAAGGAAGGCGGCGGAGAGGAGGAGAATTTGAAGGAGGCTTTTGATGTGTTTGATAAAGATAGGGATGGGTTGATTACAGTGGAGGAGCTGGGTGTGATTTTGTGTGCCTTGGGGTTGAAGGAAGGGAAGAAAGTTGAGGATTGCAAGGAGATGATTAGGAAGGTTGACAGGGATGGGGATGGAATGGTTAATTTTGATGAGTTCAAGAGCATGATGAAAGGTGGTGGAACCCTTCTTTTAGCCCACTAA